One Nitrospina watsonii DNA segment encodes these proteins:
- a CDS encoding glycosyltransferase family 87 protein, whose amino-acid sequence MESFWTPHLNRRFLIVIFLALIIWGLTDVRYRASLHPDEPHKHRTDFTVYTEAGAAFFDGRDPYEVTNSRGWKYLYPPLLALTVAPLHGLPTHWQGLIWFALSVAMFWGCYKESVRLLGLAFRDRSLHLERLQPYLLLVGGCVFVAVLFPMLNCMQRGQIGVAKAYFLLLGFRLVMENRGWRRPFLGGVAMTVAVVLKITPIVPVCFVVFQAGVAWLRKRHRTAAAPGFFGVMGGATAGLLLFFLILPAGLVGWNANLKHLGTWYQKVGNQSVEFDADNNLDNPFTVRNQSFSNAVYRLGNWVAHVFFDGPPDKHVHLKKSGPMPMDADGVQTTVFLIRVGLVLLLFPVAVRLTGSDTVLNRSLLFGLACVAALIVSPVARGHYYMLQLPALMFVPLWLYQQGENRWARRMAIIPVVLSLLHYAWVPVTGRMGLLGIGTTLWYLIVVIRLLAARVPESGTASAPQSTS is encoded by the coding sequence ATGGAATCATTCTGGACGCCCCACCTCAACCGCCGCTTTCTGATCGTCATCTTCCTCGCCCTCATCATCTGGGGCCTGACCGACGTGCGCTACCGCGCCAGCCTGCATCCTGACGAGCCGCACAAGCACCGCACCGATTTCACCGTGTACACGGAAGCGGGTGCGGCTTTTTTCGACGGGCGCGATCCGTATGAGGTGACCAATTCGCGCGGCTGGAAATATTTGTACCCGCCGCTGCTTGCCCTGACCGTCGCGCCCTTGCACGGCCTGCCGACGCACTGGCAGGGATTGATCTGGTTCGCGCTCAGCGTCGCCATGTTCTGGGGTTGTTACAAGGAAAGCGTGCGCCTGCTGGGGCTGGCGTTCCGCGACCGCAGTCTGCATCTGGAAAGACTGCAACCGTATCTACTGCTGGTGGGCGGGTGTGTGTTCGTTGCCGTGTTGTTTCCCATGCTCAATTGCATGCAGCGCGGGCAGATCGGCGTTGCCAAAGCCTATTTCCTGTTGCTCGGGTTCCGGCTGGTGATGGAGAACCGGGGATGGCGGCGCCCCTTTCTGGGTGGGGTGGCGATGACGGTGGCGGTGGTGTTGAAGATCACGCCCATCGTGCCGGTGTGCTTCGTCGTGTTTCAGGCGGGGGTGGCGTGGTTGCGCAAACGTCACCGGACTGCGGCGGCGCCGGGATTCTTCGGCGTGATGGGAGGCGCGACCGCCGGATTGCTTTTATTTTTCCTCATCCTTCCCGCCGGGCTGGTGGGCTGGAACGCCAACCTCAAACACCTCGGCACCTGGTACCAGAAAGTCGGCAACCAGTCGGTCGAGTTCGACGCCGACAACAATCTCGACAACCCCTTCACCGTGCGCAACCAGAGTTTCAGCAATGCCGTGTACCGTCTCGGCAACTGGGTGGCGCACGTGTTTTTCGACGGACCGCCGGACAAACACGTGCATCTGAAAAAATCGGGGCCGATGCCCATGGATGCCGACGGGGTGCAGACCACGGTGTTCCTCATCCGCGTGGGGCTGGTGCTGCTGCTGTTTCCCGTGGCGGTGCGGCTGACCGGGTCCGATACCGTGCTCAACCGTTCGCTGTTGTTCGGCCTCGCCTGCGTGGCGGCATTGATTGTGTCGCCGGTGGCGCGCGGTCACTATTACATGCTGCAACTGCCGGCATTGATGTTCGTTCCGCTGTGGTTGTACCAGCAGGGCGAGAACCGCTGGGCCCGACGCATGGCGATCATCCCGGTGGTGCTGTCTCTATTGCATTACGCGTGGGTGCCGGTGACCGGGCGCATGGGGCTGCTGGGCATTGGCACCACCCTCTGGTACCTGATCGTGGTGATCCGCCTGCTTGCCGCCAGAGTCCCCGAATCCGGAACGGCGTCCGCCCCCCAATCCACATCGTGA
- a CDS encoding HEAT repeat domain-containing protein: MWNRINFRVIVWLVTAWVALPAVLWAEGPQSAPIQDVVAKVRAQCIDILHRAYASEEAFIRSGAIRAAGESLHLDLVPLVVRGTQDFYPTTRQFALQALQKMPGDATLPAARELMHDSNIWVRSVALEIVADLGDRESIPNIRKQLETPDRMVRLAAAYALFKLGEDGFFSQLTGALESGDAVQRYQAISYLGKIGDERSMQHLTALLDSEEDDIVAYALKALGKRADTALLRPLMRLSLSPNPSVRGKAVLALGYLPPVAVLDELKPFCNDADPVVRLSAALALFRLESGACRHVFADLLRDPDFGVRSMTARILGETALPDRPALLKTALSDPVTRVRTAAVRAAGMMGGSEAFELLLPRLADPQEVIRAYAAGNLIRVMQ; the protein is encoded by the coding sequence ATGTGGAATCGAATTAACTTCCGGGTGATTGTGTGGCTCGTGACGGCGTGGGTGGCGCTGCCCGCCGTTCTGTGGGCGGAAGGACCGCAGTCTGCGCCCATTCAGGATGTGGTCGCCAAAGTCCGTGCCCAGTGCATCGATATTCTTCATCGCGCCTACGCCAGCGAGGAAGCCTTCATCCGCAGTGGCGCCATCCGCGCCGCCGGGGAATCGCTGCACCTCGACCTGGTGCCGCTGGTGGTGCGCGGTACCCAGGATTTTTACCCGACAACCCGGCAGTTTGCGTTGCAGGCCCTGCAGAAAATGCCCGGCGATGCCACGCTGCCTGCGGCGCGGGAGTTGATGCACGATTCCAATATCTGGGTGCGTTCGGTGGCGCTGGAAATCGTGGCCGATCTGGGCGACCGCGAATCGATTCCAAACATCCGCAAGCAACTGGAGACGCCGGACCGCATGGTGCGTCTGGCTGCGGCGTACGCTTTGTTCAAGCTGGGTGAGGACGGTTTTTTTTCGCAGCTCACCGGCGCATTGGAAAGCGGCGATGCGGTGCAGCGTTACCAGGCCATCAGTTACCTGGGCAAGATCGGCGATGAAAGATCGATGCAACACCTCACCGCCCTGCTTGACTCCGAGGAAGACGACATCGTCGCCTACGCGTTGAAGGCCTTGGGGAAGCGCGCCGACACGGCGCTATTGCGTCCCTTGATGCGGCTCAGCCTCAGTCCCAATCCCTCCGTGCGCGGCAAAGCGGTGCTGGCTCTGGGCTACCTGCCGCCGGTGGCGGTGCTGGATGAATTGAAACCGTTCTGCAATGACGCCGATCCGGTCGTGCGGTTGTCCGCTGCGCTGGCCCTGTTTCGTCTGGAGAGCGGCGCGTGCCGTCATGTGTTTGCGGATCTTTTGCGGGACCCCGATTTCGGTGTGCGCAGCATGACGGCACGTATCCTGGGTGAAACGGCGTTGCCGGATCGCCCTGCGTTGCTGAAAACCGCGTTGTCCGATCCGGTCACCCGCGTGCGCACCGCTGCCGTGCGCGCCGCCGGCATGATGGGCGGGTCGGAAGCGTTCGAACTGCTGCTGCCCAGGCTCGCCGATCCGCAGGAAGTGATCCGCGCCTACGCCGCGGGCAACCTGATCCGGGTCATGCAGTGA
- a CDS encoding glycosyltransferase family 2 protein yields MMSPREPQVSVIVPTFNRAWCLGETLESVRRQKFESYELIVVDDASTDDTEQRVRAFDGIEYLRLDRNQGVSAARNAGLSRARGRYLCFLDSDDRWLDTKLEKQWEWMETHPGCPACYTDETWIRNGVRVNPAKKHRKYSGYIFQHCLPLCIISPSSIMLKREVLNRIGGFDEAMRACEDYDLWLRLTSCYPVQFLEEALIVKYGGHGDQLSARYWGMDRFRVYALEKLLAAQNPQGEARRQVLEMLVEKCGILETGYRNREKYQEAETFAAACRHYADILASPEIPSLNPFFEQDTLLNVESN; encoded by the coding sequence ATGATGAGTCCCCGCGAACCTCAGGTTTCTGTCATTGTGCCGACCTTCAACCGGGCCTGGTGCCTTGGCGAAACGCTGGAATCGGTGCGGCGGCAGAAATTTGAAAGCTACGAACTGATCGTGGTCGATGATGCGTCCACCGACGACACGGAACAACGGGTGCGTGCGTTTGACGGCATCGAGTACCTGCGCCTCGACCGCAATCAGGGCGTTTCCGCGGCGCGCAATGCGGGGCTCAGCCGGGCTCGCGGACGCTACCTGTGTTTTCTGGACTCGGACGACCGCTGGCTGGACACCAAACTGGAAAAACAATGGGAATGGATGGAGACGCATCCCGGTTGTCCGGCCTGCTACACCGATGAAACGTGGATTCGCAACGGCGTGCGGGTGAACCCGGCAAAAAAACATCGCAAGTATTCGGGATACATCTTCCAACACTGCCTGCCGTTATGTATCATCAGTCCTTCCTCCATCATGCTGAAGCGGGAAGTGCTGAATCGCATCGGCGGTTTCGACGAGGCCATGCGGGCCTGCGAAGATTACGACCTGTGGCTCCGGCTCACTTCCTGCTATCCGGTGCAGTTTCTGGAAGAAGCGTTGATCGTGAAATACGGTGGCCACGGCGATCAGTTGTCGGCGCGTTATTGGGGCATGGACCGCTTCCGCGTGTACGCGCTGGAAAAACTGCTGGCAGCTCAGAATCCGCAGGGCGAGGCGCGTCGTCAGGTATTGGAAATGCTGGTGGAAAAATGCGGTATTCTGGAAACGGGTTACCGCAACCGGGAAAAATACCAGGAAGCGGAAACCTTCGCCGCAGCCTGCCGCCATTATGCGGACATTCTGGCCTCGCCGGAAATCCCATCCCTCAACCCTTTCTTTGAACAAGATACCTTGCTGAATGTGGAATCGAATTAA
- a CDS encoding ATP-grasp domain-containing protein has product MQITGMLWGRKLLDLVEFPRSDVRGPEISVDEIKEMISKHGQVFIKPVFKGGVGKKGKSGLLGRVNNIHDALKEKERLYFATHQDGNAVVKANGVTFEGGVPADMEVYFSIADNTTYRAPTMTITHHGGVDIEELPPEKIAVVPFDPLTGLKAFHVSNALMGLGAPPQIISPLVQHLPKLWDLYNNYGMLMLELNPIRMSTAGGRLTPVACDFKCAFDQDDPAWKRLHLPTDLFASDDSDFEQEINQLRTYQGQSDVYVINDQGSITAPTFGGGANAMVTELLGEDATISSDFGGNPPYEKMHDISRITFKYWLDQSNVLFIIGGKANNTDIYETFRAMADGVKWYFQNHGPKPLFVVVGRGGPNLIKGMGYLRDTLDSLGVPYRFFGHDSAMSEVINYARSVNDWMKNGGKEEIKKTLNIK; this is encoded by the coding sequence ATGCAAATCACAGGAATGCTTTGGGGCCGGAAATTACTGGACCTGGTGGAATTCCCCCGGTCCGATGTGCGGGGTCCCGAAATCAGTGTGGATGAAATCAAAGAAATGATCAGCAAGCACGGGCAGGTGTTCATCAAGCCCGTGTTCAAAGGCGGTGTCGGCAAAAAGGGGAAATCCGGATTGCTGGGCCGCGTCAACAACATCCATGATGCGTTGAAGGAAAAAGAACGGCTGTACTTCGCCACGCATCAGGATGGCAACGCCGTGGTCAAGGCCAATGGCGTCACGTTTGAAGGCGGTGTGCCTGCGGATATGGAGGTTTATTTTTCCATCGCCGACAACACCACCTACCGCGCGCCGACGATGACCATCACGCATCACGGCGGGGTGGACATCGAGGAATTGCCGCCCGAAAAAATTGCGGTGGTGCCGTTCGATCCGCTAACCGGCCTGAAAGCCTTTCACGTGTCCAATGCGTTGATGGGCCTGGGCGCACCGCCGCAGATCATCAGTCCGCTGGTGCAGCATCTGCCCAAGTTGTGGGACCTGTACAACAACTACGGCATGCTGATGCTGGAGCTCAACCCGATCCGCATGAGCACGGCGGGCGGACGCCTCACCCCGGTGGCGTGTGACTTCAAATGCGCGTTCGATCAGGACGATCCGGCGTGGAAGCGCCTGCACCTGCCGACTGATCTGTTTGCGTCGGACGATTCGGACTTCGAACAGGAGATCAACCAGCTCCGCACCTACCAGGGGCAGAGCGACGTGTACGTCATCAACGATCAGGGCTCGATCACCGCGCCCACCTTCGGCGGCGGCGCGAATGCAATGGTCACCGAGCTGTTGGGCGAAGACGCGACGATTTCTTCCGACTTCGGCGGCAACCCGCCTTACGAGAAGATGCACGACATCTCCCGCATCACGTTCAAATACTGGCTGGACCAGTCGAACGTGCTGTTCATCATCGGCGGTAAAGCCAACAATACGGATATCTATGAAACGTTCCGGGCCATGGCCGACGGCGTGAAATGGTATTTCCAGAACCACGGTCCGAAACCGCTGTTTGTGGTGGTGGGCCGCGGCGGTCCCAACCTCATCAAAGGCATGGGGTACCTGCGGGACACGCTGGATTCGCTGGGAGTGCCGTACCGCTTTTTCGGTCATGACAGCGCCATGTCTGAAGTCATCAATTACGCCCGAAGCGTGAATGACTGGATGAAGAATGGCGGCAAGGAAGAAATCAAAAAGACTCTGAATATCAAGTAA
- the amrA gene encoding AmmeMemoRadiSam system protein A — MDTAVKGYVYLAQQSVAHFLRHQQTLPCPANLPDALKLKAGAFVSIKKNGQLRGCIGTLEPQQDNLAIEIIENAVKAATQDPRFDSVTEDELEALSFSIDVLTPLEPVDDFSKLDPKRYGLVIRHATRQGVLLPDLEGVPTVMDQVRLCRAKGGIAEDDTQEYFRFRVKRFR; from the coding sequence ATGGATACTGCGGTGAAGGGGTACGTTTATCTGGCGCAACAATCCGTCGCCCATTTCCTGCGTCACCAGCAAACGCTCCCCTGCCCTGCCAATCTGCCGGATGCCCTCAAATTAAAAGCCGGCGCGTTTGTATCGATTAAAAAGAACGGGCAGCTGCGCGGCTGCATCGGCACCCTCGAACCGCAGCAGGACAACCTCGCCATCGAGATCATCGAAAACGCCGTCAAGGCCGCCACCCAGGACCCCCGGTTCGATTCGGTGACCGAGGACGAGCTGGAGGCGTTGAGCTTTTCCATCGACGTCCTGACGCCGCTGGAGCCGGTGGACGATTTTTCGAAACTGGATCCGAAACGTTACGGGTTGGTGATCCGCCACGCAACGCGGCAGGGCGTGCTGCTTCCGGACCTCGAAGGGGTGCCGACGGTGATGGATCAGGTGCGGCTGTGCCGGGCAAAGGGCGGCATCGCCGAAGACGACACGCAGGAATACTTCCGGTTCCGGGTCAAACGCTTTCGCTGA
- a CDS encoding ZIP family metal transporter encodes MDNSGLYLFLLFIFAVTMTGGWIPTIRDWSQETFRMLISFCAGILLGAVFFHMIPEITEVLGSQLGFPVILGFLAIYVMEKFIMVHPCEEGHCDYHKIGLAAYIGIGFHSILDGVAIGAASRLNLSAVILLAVTIHKFPAALALSSILMKGGEYSRKKVLSYMFIFALTTPVAALLSVFVLEEFNPYPVGFALGVSAGTFLYISIGDLLPTVHEGDEKKLSNLLCLSLGLVAMFLSMGTA; translated from the coding sequence ATGGACAATTCGGGCCTGTATTTATTTTTGTTGTTTATTTTCGCGGTCACCATGACCGGGGGCTGGATTCCGACCATCAGGGACTGGTCGCAGGAAACCTTTCGCATGTTGATCAGTTTCTGCGCGGGCATCCTGCTGGGCGCGGTCTTCTTTCACATGATTCCGGAAATAACGGAAGTGCTGGGAAGCCAGCTCGGCTTTCCAGTGATTCTTGGGTTCCTCGCCATTTATGTGATGGAAAAGTTCATCATGGTGCACCCGTGTGAGGAAGGCCACTGCGACTACCACAAAATCGGTCTCGCCGCGTATATCGGCATCGGTTTCCACAGCATTCTGGACGGCGTGGCCATCGGCGCGGCCAGCCGGTTGAACCTGAGCGCCGTGATTTTGCTGGCGGTGACGATTCATAAGTTCCCGGCGGCATTGGCGCTCAGCAGCATCCTGATGAAAGGTGGCGAGTACTCGCGCAAGAAGGTTTTGTCTTACATGTTCATTTTCGCGTTGACCACGCCGGTGGCGGCGCTCCTCTCCGTGTTTGTGCTGGAAGAGTTCAACCCGTATCCGGTCGGGTTCGCCCTCGGCGTGTCGGCGGGAACCTTCCTGTACATCAGCATCGGCGACCTGCTGCCCACGGTGCACGAAGGCGATGAAAAGAAATTGAGCAACCTGCTGTGTTTGTCTCTGGGACTGGTCGCCATGTTTCTGTCCATGGGCACTGCCTGA
- a CDS encoding CoA-binding protein: MHKKGIGDFPYYVGSNSLADLATKDDRVVVLNILGKESSGVTPVSHEYSGGNIVFGTGPGKSGKALPTKSGNIPVYNSIKEGMAAGHKFNTAVVYLPPSGVKDGVAEAVRQNPDLKKVIVLTEKVSVKDSRIMRAICQANGVDLFGANCLGLADAWNHVRLGGALGGSHPDESLIKGSVAIFSNSGNFTTTIAVYLSTAGWGTTTSVSSGKDVYIHFGPHEFVHGFNNDDRSKAAVIYCEPGGYYEHGIESDKPIIACVVGRWKAKLTKSCGHAGSLAGSGDDAMAKEKWFMDYFGVDGIYTPEKPVFSKKGALVTNIAHIPEALTKVMELNGQKTDFEPKGSLSLKCWFSNNNGVKLPKELDVPVIEALDPYNKQIEALRVQVGAMIRRETLKDASGASRMDPATQVSQIHGVSILDASTRSLEENLAFALTKAYPSEYGRALVNLALNAHVGHHGHPALAAAQASRDAGNSPNTVLAAAVSIIGKKTVQKSLDAASGLLELFKLTDMNDPEQDFDYSAQLKEAGKFKDAFLGSGDDCSDKIMDAVAKLKGQSVFLSFLQDFAKQENGKLSVDAIIAGIWSTLAWRSLRSKRLTRHTLQTLPWYNRIFSTMVGCAANADKHTADSFCGVKLDDIVTKTSFTKTAFLALMGREPADGELFEFQVLLGLIITNGPGTISAQGAKGAVSADGPEQPDRVQINKSMVGFLTHTGFAHGGNGYEAAAFLIDQFKNTDLKDPSDGKHGIDLAKLATEYAAGYGKYKKEQKELGNLEYNKIPCVNHPVFKGKEVNIDPREDYVQKLFKEKGLNNVFLDFYHQLVESLFKAKVTKDVYCVNIDAVIAVILLKMVWADYKKGSIQESDIETASFAAFLFGRMIGCAAEVDDHSNRGRNMDTRTPASQVSYVG, from the coding sequence ATGCATAAAAAAGGAATTGGAGATTTTCCCTATTACGTCGGGAGCAATTCTTTGGCGGATTTGGCGACCAAGGACGACCGGGTCGTTGTTTTGAATATATTGGGCAAGGAAAGTTCCGGTGTCACCCCTGTCAGTCACGAGTATTCCGGGGGCAACATTGTATTCGGAACGGGCCCCGGCAAATCCGGCAAAGCCCTGCCGACGAAATCCGGCAACATCCCTGTGTACAACTCCATCAAGGAAGGCATGGCGGCGGGCCACAAGTTCAACACCGCCGTGGTGTACCTGCCTCCGTCCGGTGTGAAAGACGGCGTGGCCGAGGCGGTCCGCCAGAATCCGGACCTGAAAAAAGTAATCGTCCTCACCGAGAAGGTTTCGGTCAAGGATTCGCGCATCATGCGCGCCATCTGTCAGGCCAACGGCGTGGACCTGTTCGGCGCCAACTGCCTGGGCCTGGCCGACGCCTGGAACCACGTCCGCCTCGGCGGTGCGCTGGGCGGCAGTCATCCGGACGAGTCGCTGATCAAGGGATCGGTGGCGATTTTCTCGAACTCCGGCAACTTCACCACGACCATTGCGGTGTACCTGTCCACGGCAGGCTGGGGCACGACGACGTCGGTTTCCAGCGGCAAGGACGTGTACATCCATTTCGGCCCGCACGAGTTCGTCCACGGCTTCAACAACGACGACCGCTCGAAAGCGGCGGTCATCTACTGCGAGCCGGGCGGGTACTACGAGCATGGCATCGAATCGGACAAACCGATCATCGCCTGCGTGGTGGGCCGCTGGAAAGCCAAGCTGACCAAGTCCTGCGGTCATGCCGGTTCGCTGGCAGGCTCCGGCGACGACGCCATGGCCAAGGAAAAATGGTTCATGGATTATTTTGGTGTGGACGGCATTTACACACCGGAAAAACCCGTGTTCTCCAAAAAGGGCGCGCTGGTGACCAACATCGCCCACATCCCGGAAGCGTTGACCAAGGTCATGGAGCTCAACGGCCAGAAAACGGACTTCGAGCCGAAGGGCAGCCTGTCGCTCAAATGCTGGTTCTCCAATAACAACGGCGTGAAGCTGCCGAAGGAACTGGACGTGCCGGTGATCGAAGCGCTGGATCCGTACAACAAACAGATCGAAGCGCTGCGGGTGCAGGTTGGCGCCATGATCCGCCGCGAAACGTTGAAAGACGCCAGCGGCGCCTCGCGCATGGACCCGGCGACGCAGGTCTCGCAGATTCACGGCGTGTCCATTCTGGATGCCTCCACGAGATCGCTGGAAGAAAACCTGGCGTTTGCGTTGACCAAAGCGTATCCGTCCGAGTACGGACGCGCGCTGGTCAACCTGGCCTTGAACGCCCACGTCGGGCATCACGGTCATCCGGCTTTGGCGGCGGCGCAGGCTTCCCGCGATGCGGGCAACTCCCCCAACACGGTGTTGGCAGCGGCGGTCTCGATCATCGGTAAGAAGACGGTGCAGAAATCGCTGGATGCGGCGTCCGGCCTGCTGGAGTTGTTCAAGCTGACGGACATGAACGATCCGGAGCAGGACTTCGATTACAGCGCGCAACTCAAGGAAGCGGGCAAATTCAAAGACGCTTTTCTGGGTTCGGGCGACGATTGTTCCGACAAGATCATGGACGCGGTGGCCAAGCTGAAAGGCCAGTCCGTATTCCTGAGCTTTTTGCAGGATTTCGCCAAGCAGGAGAACGGCAAGCTCAGCGTCGATGCCATCATCGCCGGCATCTGGTCCACCCTGGCATGGCGCAGCCTGCGTTCCAAGAGGCTGACGCGTCACACCCTGCAAACGCTGCCCTGGTACAACCGTATCTTCAGCACCATGGTCGGTTGCGCCGCGAACGCGGACAAGCACACGGCGGACAGCTTCTGCGGCGTCAAGCTGGACGACATCGTCACCAAGACCAGCTTCACCAAGACGGCGTTCCTGGCGCTCATGGGCCGCGAACCGGCGGATGGAGAACTGTTCGAGTTCCAGGTATTGCTGGGCCTCATCATCACCAACGGCCCCGGCACCATCTCGGCTCAGGGTGCCAAGGGCGCGGTGAGTGCAGACGGACCGGAACAGCCCGACCGCGTGCAGATCAACAAGAGCATGGTCGGCTTCCTGACGCACACCGGGTTCGCCCACGGCGGCAACGGGTACGAAGCGGCGGCTTTTTTGATCGATCAGTTCAAGAACACCGACCTCAAGGACCCGTCCGACGGCAAGCACGGCATCGACCTGGCCAAGCTGGCGACGGAATACGCCGCCGGTTATGGCAAATACAAAAAGGAACAAAAGGAACTGGGCAACCTCGAGTACAACAAAATCCCTTGTGTCAACCATCCGGTGTTCAAGGGTAAAGAGGTGAACATCGATCCGCGCGAGGATTACGTGCAGAAGCTGTTCAAGGAAAAAGGCTTGAACAACGTGTTCCTCGACTTCTACCATCAGCTGGTCGAGAGTCTGTTCAAGGCCAAGGTCACCAAGGATGTGTACTGCGTCAACATCGACGCGGTGATCGCCGTCATCCTGCTGAAGATGGTGTGGGCGGATTACAAAAAAGGTTCGATTCAGGAATCGGACATCGAGACCGCCAGCTTTGCGGCGTTCCTGTTCGGCCGCATGATCGGTTGTGCGGCGGAAGTGGACGACCACAGCAACCGGGGACGCAACATGGACACGCGCACCCCGGCGAGCCAGGTTTCGTACGTCGGCTGA
- a CDS encoding pentapeptide repeat-containing protein: MTEAWTRETIEASKGALQKANLFGQKLEGADLTGGDLTEANLRKAKLMQAHLENAKLARASLSTVDFTGAHLKGADLSRAECIGTNFTEADLTGVNFDRASVSKAKFDGANLSSADMTHIVNLTSQQVQSAQIDRATKLPPYLRVKWVSETEFECHDSVRRIDDNAEA, translated from the coding sequence ATGACGGAAGCGTGGACACGGGAAACGATTGAAGCGTCGAAGGGGGCGTTGCAGAAGGCGAACCTGTTCGGGCAGAAGTTGGAAGGGGCGGACCTGACCGGCGGCGACCTCACCGAGGCCAACCTGCGCAAGGCGAAACTCATGCAGGCGCACCTGGAAAACGCCAAACTCGCGCGCGCCAGTTTGAGCACGGTCGATTTCACCGGCGCACATTTGAAGGGAGCCGACCTCTCCCGCGCCGAATGCATCGGCACCAACTTTACGGAAGCCGATCTCACCGGCGTCAACTTCGACCGCGCCTCGGTGAGCAAGGCGAAGTTCGACGGCGCCAATCTTTCCAGCGCAGACATGACCCACATCGTCAACCTCACCAGCCAGCAGGTGCAGTCGGCACAGATCGACCGCGCCACAAAACTGCCGCCTTACCTGCGCGTGAAGTGGGTTTCCGAAACGGAATTCGAGTGTCACGACTCGGTGCGCCGCATCGACGACAACGCGGAGGCGTGA
- a CDS encoding polyprenyl synthetase family protein, with protein sequence MGFREVTEFFREDLLKVEQCLRDNFESSLPIVTDIGDYIMNAGGKRIRPLLLLLSSRLCGLPSNDRVIKHSCVIEYIHAATLLHDDVVDETTVRRGKETVNAKWGSDASILVGDFMIARALILLSNDIQGDVFRAFGQGAKLLVEGGLLEYSNARDILVTEEHILEVAHKKTASIMALSCQIGALLAEAGRSNEEAMIEFGNHFGIAFQLMDDAMDYDAPPEILGKPQGTDFKEGHVTLPLLHLYQHADRALKREIEDFIQNDSLTGKDLDYILDRMREVKAVEYTMNKARAHMDEAKKILFSLKFPCPEYLELMVALADHVIDRYTPSSLTPIS encoded by the coding sequence ATGGGCTTTCGCGAAGTCACAGAATTTTTCAGAGAAGACCTGTTGAAGGTGGAGCAGTGTTTGCGGGACAACTTCGAGTCCTCACTGCCCATCGTGACCGACATCGGCGATTACATCATGAACGCCGGCGGCAAGCGCATCCGTCCGTTGCTGCTGCTGTTGAGTTCGCGTCTGTGCGGCCTGCCTTCCAACGACCGGGTCATCAAGCACAGTTGCGTGATCGAGTACATCCACGCCGCCACCCTGCTGCACGACGATGTGGTGGATGAAACCACGGTGCGCCGCGGCAAGGAAACCGTCAACGCCAAGTGGGGCAGCGATGCCAGCATCCTGGTCGGCGATTTCATGATCGCCCGCGCGCTGATCCTGCTGTCCAACGACATTCAGGGCGACGTCTTCCGCGCCTTCGGACAGGGCGCCAAGCTGCTGGTCGAAGGGGGTCTGCTGGAGTACTCGAATGCCCGCGACATTCTGGTGACGGAAGAACACATTCTGGAAGTGGCGCATAAAAAGACCGCGTCCATCATGGCGCTCAGCTGCCAAATCGGGGCGTTATTGGCCGAAGCCGGCCGTTCCAACGAAGAAGCCATGATCGAATTCGGCAACCATTTCGGCATCGCCTTCCAGCTGATGGACGACGCCATGGACTACGACGCGCCGCCGGAGATCCTGGGCAAGCCGCAGGGCACCGATTTCAAGGAAGGCCACGTCACGCTGCCGCTCCTGCACCTGTATCAACACGCGGACCGTGCTCTCAAGCGCGAGATCGAGGATTTCATCCAGAACGACAGCCTGACGGGCAAGGACCTCGATTATATCCTCGATCGAATGCGGGAAGTGAAAGCGGTGGAATACACCATGAACAAAGCGCGGGCGCACATGGACGAAGCCAAGAAGATCCTCTTTTCGCTCAAGTTTCCCTGCCCCGAATACCTGGAACTGATGGTCGCGCTGGCCGACCACGTGATCGACCGTTACACCCCCTCCTCCCTCACCCCCATTTCCTGA
- a CDS encoding pentapeptide repeat-containing protein: MLEKMLEDHALWFETRGSAGERAVLKGVDLSHAVLSGAKLIEADLMGAKLVKADLRGADLRGSNLQDADLKEAQLQDANLEEADLMMADLRGAFLHNARLGGTYLHGADLTGALGLTRDQVDCAFQDTSTRLPDFQNP, encoded by the coding sequence ATGCTGGAAAAAATGCTGGAAGACCACGCGCTCTGGTTCGAGACCCGCGGCAGTGCGGGCGAACGGGCGGTGCTGAAGGGCGTCGATCTCAGCCACGCTGTGTTGTCCGGTGCGAAGCTGATCGAAGCCGATCTCATGGGTGCGAAACTCGTTAAGGCGGATTTGCGGGGTGCGGACCTGCGTGGCTCCAACCTGCAGGACGCCGATTTAAAGGAAGCGCAGTTGCAGGACGCCAACCTGGAGGAAGCCGACCTCATGATGGCCGACCTGCGCGGCGCGTTTCTCCACAACGCCCGCCTCGGTGGAACTTACCTCCATGGCGCGGACCTCACCGGCGCGCTGGGCCTGACGCGCGACCAGGTGGACTGTGCATTTCAAGACACCTCAACCCGCCTTCCCGATTTTCAAAACCCATAA